A genome region from Flavobacterium sp. CFS9 includes the following:
- a CDS encoding Tex family protein, giving the protein MTNIQFIAKSVPTAAINIQNTVKLLEEDCTVPFISRYRKDTTGNLDEVQIEQIAKLQKEYETIVKRKEAVLKSIEEQKSLTPELKQKIEQSFDLQEIEDFYLPFKKKKKTKADVAREFGLEPLAKIIMSESDVDVDFISTQYLNENVINEEAAMQGARDIIAEWINENIYVRKQLRRLYQRKAVIATKVVKKKAEEEGAQKFSQYFEWEEPLTKAPSHRLLAMLRAENEGFVKMKVDVDLDEAYDIIDEIIIKKQNSTTAHLQLAIEDSYKRLLNPAIGNETLQEAKAKADANSIQVFANNLGQLLLAPPLGEKRILAIDPGFRSGCKVVCLDEKGDLLYNETIYPHAPQNEETMAIKKIRSMVNAYQIDAISIGNGTASRETEFFIKKIAFDKPIQVFIVSEAGASVYSASKIAREEFPNYDVTVRGSVSIGRRLSDPLAELVKIDPKAIGVGQYQHDVDQTKLKEELDNTVIRCVNSVGININTASKHLLSYVSGIGEKLAENIVQYRSENGPFEDRKQLKKVPRLGDKAYQQGAAFIRITNAKNPLDNSAVHPEAYAVVEKMAKDLKLSVNELIANKEKTALIKAENYITPEIGLLTLKDIIKELEKPGLDPRKSAKVFEFDANVKSIKDLKTGMILPGIVNNITNFGCFVDIGIKESGLVHISQLKAGFVSDVNEVVKLHQHVDVKVTEVDEDRKRIQLTMIL; this is encoded by the coding sequence ATGACTAATATTCAATTCATTGCCAAGTCTGTTCCAACAGCAGCAATTAACATTCAAAACACGGTAAAATTACTAGAGGAAGATTGTACTGTTCCGTTTATTTCCCGTTACCGAAAAGATACAACCGGAAATCTGGACGAAGTTCAAATTGAGCAAATTGCGAAACTTCAAAAGGAATATGAAACGATCGTAAAACGCAAAGAAGCGGTTTTGAAATCTATTGAAGAACAAAAATCGCTTACGCCGGAATTGAAGCAGAAAATTGAGCAAAGTTTTGATTTACAGGAAATAGAAGATTTTTATCTGCCTTTTAAAAAGAAGAAAAAAACAAAAGCTGATGTTGCGCGTGAATTTGGTTTAGAGCCATTGGCAAAAATTATTATGTCAGAGAGTGATGTTGATGTTGATTTTATTTCGACACAATATCTGAACGAAAATGTGATTAATGAAGAAGCTGCCATGCAGGGTGCAAGAGATATTATTGCGGAATGGATTAACGAAAATATTTATGTTCGTAAACAATTGAGGAGATTGTATCAGCGAAAAGCAGTGATAGCCACTAAAGTTGTAAAAAAGAAGGCTGAAGAAGAAGGAGCTCAAAAGTTCAGTCAGTATTTTGAGTGGGAAGAACCGTTGACTAAAGCGCCGTCACATCGTTTATTGGCAATGCTTCGTGCAGAAAATGAAGGATTTGTAAAAATGAAAGTGGATGTTGATCTGGATGAAGCTTATGACATTATTGATGAAATTATTATTAAAAAGCAAAACAGTACAACAGCTCATTTGCAGTTAGCCATTGAAGACAGTTACAAACGACTGTTAAATCCTGCTATTGGAAATGAAACTTTACAAGAAGCAAAAGCAAAAGCCGATGCCAATTCAATTCAGGTTTTTGCAAACAATTTAGGACAGCTGTTATTGGCACCGCCTTTAGGTGAAAAACGTATTTTAGCGATCGATCCCGGATTTAGAAGCGGCTGTAAAGTGGTGTGCTTAGACGAAAAAGGAGATTTGTTGTATAACGAAACAATTTATCCTCATGCACCTCAAAATGAGGAAACTATGGCGATCAAGAAGATACGTTCTATGGTAAATGCGTATCAGATCGATGCAATTTCTATTGGAAACGGTACCGCTTCGCGTGAAACGGAGTTTTTCATTAAAAAAATCGCGTTTGACAAGCCGATACAGGTTTTTATTGTCTCTGAGGCAGGAGCGTCGGTATATTCGGCATCAAAAATTGCGAGAGAAGAGTTTCCAAATTATGATGTTACGGTTCGTGGATCTGTTTCTATCGGAAGAAGACTTTCTGACCCTTTGGCCGAATTGGTAAAAATTGACCCAAAAGCAATTGGAGTAGGTCAGTACCAACATGATGTGGATCAGACGAAATTAAAAGAAGAACTTGATAATACTGTAATTCGTTGTGTAAACTCAGTGGGAATCAATATCAACACGGCAAGTAAACATTTATTGAGTTACGTGAGTGGAATAGGAGAGAAGCTGGCCGAAAATATCGTTCAGTACCGTTCAGAAAATGGTCCATTTGAAGACAGAAAACAGCTTAAAAAAGTGCCTCGTTTAGGAGATAAGGCCTATCAACAGGGAGCTGCTTTTATTAGAATTACAAATGCTAAAAATCCATTGGATAATTCGGCGGTGCACCCTGAAGCGTATGCGGTTGTAGAGAAAATGGCAAAAGATTTAAAACTTTCGGTGAATGAATTAATTGCTAATAAAGAGAAAACAGCTCTTATTAAGGCCGAAAATTATATTACTCCTGAAATTGGGTTACTAACATTAAAAGACATTATAAAAGAGCTTGAAAAGCCAGGTTTAGATCCAAGAAAATCGGCTAAGGTTTTTGAGTTTGATGCCAATGTAAAATCGATTAAAGATTTGAAAACAGGAATGATTTTACCGGGAATTGTGAATAACATTACCAACTTTGGCTGTTTTGTTGATATTGGAATCAAAGAAAGCGGTTTGGTTCACATTTCTCAATTGAAAGCCGGATTTGTGAGTGATGTAAACGAAGTTGTAAAATTACATCAGCATGTTGACGTTAAGGTTACTGAGGTTGATGAAGACAGGAAGAGAATTCAGCTGACGATGATACTATAA
- a CDS encoding twin-arginine translocase TatA/TatE family subunit, protein MGRLGLTEILVIVGIVILLFGGKKIPELMKGLGSGIKEFKNAAKDDQSAPAAKKEEEETK, encoded by the coding sequence ATGGGAAGATTAGGTCTTACAGAAATCCTCGTAATAGTAGGTATTGTGATATTACTTTTTGGAGGTAAAAAAATTCCGGAATTAATGAAAGGTTTAGGAAGCGGAATTAAAGAATTCAAAAATGCCGCTAAGGATGATCAATCTGCTCCTGCTGCTAAGAAAGAAGAGGAAGAAACAAAATAA
- a CDS encoding peptidase, which yields MTSKKFNFRKSLFIKNRLVILNEDTFEEIFSFKLNLMNVFVTFTLGGIFLILVTTFIIAFTPLREFIPGYSSSELKKNATELAIKSDSLETALKKNEAYIKGIQKVLRGELEYAKFNKDSILAETDEPSQVDMKASEEEIKLREEVAKMEKESGEKSRNTKKSDKN from the coding sequence ATGACCAGTAAAAAGTTCAATTTCAGGAAAAGTTTATTCATTAAGAACCGATTGGTGATTTTGAATGAGGATACTTTTGAAGAAATTTTTTCGTTCAAACTTAATTTGATGAACGTTTTTGTAACGTTTACTTTGGGTGGCATTTTTTTAATTTTAGTTACCACTTTTATCATTGCTTTTACACCTTTACGCGAGTTTATTCCGGGGTATTCTTCCTCTGAATTAAAAAAGAATGCGACAGAATTGGCTATAAAATCAGATTCACTGGAAACCGCTTTAAAGAAAAATGAAGCCTATATCAAAGGAATTCAGAAGGTTTTGAGAGGAGAACTGGAATACGCGAAATTCAATAAAGATTCTATTCTGGCAGAAACAGATGAACCTTCACAGGTAGATATGAAAGCTTCAGAGGAAGAAATCAAATTAAGAGAAGAAGTGGCCAAAATGGAGAAGGAGTCGGGTGAAAAATCCCGAAATACAAAGAAAAGTGACAAGAATTAA
- a CDS encoding GH3 auxin-responsive promoter family protein has translation MSIKSVAAKLFASTIYYQTKAWANKPVETQQAVFKSLIHSAKETQFGEDHHFDQVKTVDDFKNNVPVRDYEDLKSYIDKARMGEENILWKGKPLYFAKTSGTTSGAKYIPLTKESMPFHIEASRNAILHYIRETGKTDFVDGKMIFLQGSPILVEKYGIKFGRLSGIAAHFVPKYLQKNRMPSWETNCIEDWETKIDAIVEETIQENMTVISGIPSWVQMYFERLQEKSGGKKITDLFKNFQLFIYGGVNYEPYRAKFENLMGRKVDSIELFPASEGFFAYQDSQKEKGMLLLLNSGIFYEFIKADEFFEPNPKSMTIGEVEVGVNYALIISTNAGLWRYNIGDTVQFTSLFPHKVIVSGRIKHFISAFGEHVIANEVENAMKEATQGTKVVINEFTVAPQINPSNGLPYHEWLIEFETEPENMDVFAEAIDNSMRKQNIYYDDLITGNVLRKVVVSKVSKNGFQKYMKSQGKLGGQNKIPRLSNNRDIADNLK, from the coding sequence ATGTCTATTAAGTCAGTAGCAGCAAAATTATTTGCCAGCACCATATATTATCAAACCAAGGCCTGGGCCAATAAACCGGTCGAAACCCAACAAGCTGTATTTAAGAGTTTAATACATAGTGCCAAAGAAACTCAATTTGGAGAAGATCATCATTTTGATCAGGTAAAAACGGTCGATGATTTTAAAAATAATGTACCTGTTCGGGATTATGAAGATCTAAAATCTTATATTGATAAGGCCAGGATGGGGGAAGAAAACATTCTTTGGAAAGGAAAACCGCTTTATTTTGCGAAAACTTCCGGTACAACTTCCGGAGCTAAATATATTCCCCTTACAAAAGAGTCGATGCCTTTTCATATTGAAGCGTCCAGAAATGCGATTCTGCATTATATTCGTGAAACAGGAAAGACTGATTTTGTTGATGGTAAAATGATTTTCCTGCAGGGAAGCCCTATTTTAGTTGAAAAATACGGAATCAAGTTTGGAAGATTATCGGGAATCGCAGCACATTTTGTTCCAAAATACCTTCAAAAAAACCGAATGCCCTCTTGGGAAACCAATTGTATTGAGGATTGGGAAACTAAAATTGATGCTATTGTTGAGGAAACAATACAGGAGAATATGACCGTTATTTCGGGAATTCCGTCATGGGTCCAGATGTATTTTGAACGTTTACAGGAAAAAAGCGGCGGTAAAAAAATCACGGATTTGTTTAAAAACTTTCAATTGTTTATTTACGGAGGAGTAAATTACGAACCGTATCGTGCCAAGTTTGAAAATCTGATGGGCAGAAAGGTAGACAGTATTGAACTTTTTCCGGCTTCAGAAGGTTTTTTCGCGTATCAGGATTCTCAAAAAGAAAAAGGGATGCTGTTGTTGCTGAACTCAGGAATTTTTTACGAATTTATCAAAGCAGATGAATTTTTTGAACCCAACCCAAAAAGTATGACCATTGGAGAAGTAGAGGTTGGTGTAAATTATGCTCTGATTATTTCAACAAATGCCGGGCTTTGGCGTTATAACATTGGAGATACTGTACAGTTTACTTCTTTATTTCCACACAAAGTTATTGTTTCAGGCCGAATCAAACACTTTATTTCAGCTTTTGGAGAGCATGTGATTGCGAACGAGGTTGAAAATGCAATGAAAGAAGCCACACAAGGAACCAAAGTTGTAATTAATGAGTTTACAGTTGCCCCTCAAATCAATCCTTCAAATGGATTACCGTACCATGAATGGCTGATTGAATTTGAAACAGAACCCGAAAACATGGATGTTTTTGCAGAAGCAATTGACAATTCGATGCGAAAACAAAATATTTACTACGATGATTTGATAACCGGAAATGTTTTGCGTAAAGTTGTGGTAAGCAAAGTATCAAAAAATGGATTTCAGAAATACATGAAATCCCAAGGAAAATTAGGAGGTCAGAACAAAATCCCAAGATTATCAAATAATAGAGATATTGCTGATAATTTAAAGTAA
- a CDS encoding flippase gives MKLIFDIFQRCKKHKNLASNFVYLSILQGLNLLLPLITFPYLIRVLGVEYFGLLSFSFAFVTYFQIVTDYGFNATGTRDISLTIDDCVKHNLIFNQIMSAKLFLVTVSFILMMTLVFSFEIFRTYWVIYLFSFGSILGQAIFPVWYFQGVQKMKYITYLNLITKLIFTIALFIFVREKSDFYLVPVFNALGFIFAGVFALFYIHKDFNIRFQVQPLSGIIEQLQKSKYVFLSELKISLFTNTNTLILGILAGNHAVGYFSAAEKLVRAVGNFQTPISNTIFPYLSKEMIVDKLKTVQKIKKITKFGAILFSVIIVACFCFAEQIIVIIYGSQMFPAVLLFRIVILIPLLSFLDTMFGKQILLNLGKDKLYFRVILLATILNLIINLVLTQLYQEFGTAISLLITQIFIALGMWFYARKEVDKIVLK, from the coding sequence TTGAAACTAATTTTTGATATATTTCAGCGATGTAAAAAGCATAAAAATTTAGCTTCAAATTTCGTGTATCTTTCTATTCTTCAAGGATTAAATTTGCTTTTACCTTTAATTACTTTTCCTTATTTAATCCGAGTATTAGGTGTTGAGTATTTCGGACTATTGTCATTTTCTTTTGCATTTGTTACCTATTTTCAAATTGTTACAGATTATGGCTTTAATGCTACTGGAACTCGTGATATCTCATTAACTATTGACGATTGTGTGAAGCATAATTTAATTTTTAATCAAATTATGTCAGCAAAATTATTTTTAGTGACAGTAAGTTTTATTTTAATGATGACACTTGTGTTTTCATTTGAAATTTTCAGAACATATTGGGTTATATATTTATTTTCATTTGGTTCTATTCTTGGACAGGCAATTTTTCCTGTCTGGTATTTTCAGGGAGTTCAGAAGATGAAATATATTACTTATCTCAACTTAATTACCAAGTTAATTTTTACTATAGCACTTTTTATTTTTGTTAGAGAAAAATCTGATTTTTACCTAGTTCCCGTTTTTAACGCTTTAGGGTTTATATTTGCCGGAGTTTTTGCGTTGTTTTATATACATAAAGATTTTAATATTAGATTTCAAGTACAACCATTAAGTGGTATCATAGAGCAACTTCAAAAATCGAAATATGTATTTTTATCTGAACTTAAAATTTCTTTATTTACGAATACAAATACTTTAATTTTAGGAATTCTAGCAGGAAATCATGCTGTTGGATACTTTTCAGCAGCAGAAAAACTTGTCAGGGCTGTGGGTAATTTTCAAACTCCAATTTCAAATACAATTTTTCCATACCTTTCAAAGGAAATGATTGTTGATAAGTTAAAAACAGTTCAAAAAATAAAGAAAATAACAAAATTTGGAGCCATTTTGTTTTCTGTAATTATAGTCGCATGCTTTTGCTTTGCAGAGCAAATCATAGTAATTATTTATGGTAGTCAAATGTTTCCTGCAGTTCTTTTATTCAGAATAGTAATTCTTATACCCTTGTTATCGTTTTTAGATACGATGTTTGGTAAGCAGATTCTATTAAATTTAGGAAAAGATAAATTATATTTTCGGGTTATATTGTTAGCAACAATTTTAAATTTGATTATTAATTTGGTTTTAACCCAATTATACCAAGAATTCGGTACAGCCATTTCGTTGCTGATCACGCAAATTTTTATAGCCTTAGGAATGTGGTTCTATGCAAGAAAAGAGGTTGATAAAATCGTTCTAAAATAA
- a CDS encoding glycosyltransferase, with amino-acid sequence MKQIKVSVIIPVYNAESFLEDCIKSLTNQTLQECEFIFINDGSFDKSLEIIEKYQELDKRIRIINQENAGRSIARNVGIIAAKGQYIGFIDSDDFVADEMFETLYNRVSKENVDLVVSNYFLGRDKKYVLKKEIFPVNIVYDKEYIQKEIISNLLEREDLFSVWNKLYKRDLILANKITFPSVYEEDQLFNLLAFNVASNALFIDYSGYFYREVFNGVSKNLFKVDYFEIARQKLHLNYKERCDLILSEEEIDRLKAIRFVQKVFYLIFKYATIETSFSEKFEKIKTIAFDSEVIKVSKKYSEDILNKQGVFEGLVLKIIKNKSEKGLYLLVLMAKVMYHSRISEVARNLNNLKIKKLKSIA; translated from the coding sequence ATGAAACAAATAAAAGTTAGTGTGATTATTCCAGTATATAATGCAGAATCCTTTTTAGAAGATTGTATTAAGTCGCTAACAAATCAAACATTGCAAGAATGCGAGTTTATTTTTATAAATGACGGTTCATTTGATAAAAGTTTGGAAATAATTGAGAAGTATCAAGAACTTGATAAAAGAATTAGAATTATTAATCAGGAAAATGCTGGGCGAAGTATAGCAAGAAATGTTGGAATAATTGCAGCAAAAGGACAGTATATAGGCTTTATAGATTCTGATGATTTTGTGGCAGATGAAATGTTTGAAACTTTGTATAATAGAGTAAGTAAGGAAAATGTGGATTTGGTTGTTTCTAATTATTTTTTAGGAAGAGATAAAAAGTATGTACTTAAAAAAGAAATATTTCCAGTAAATATAGTTTATGATAAAGAGTACATTCAAAAGGAAATTATTTCGAATTTGCTAGAAAGAGAGGATCTTTTTTCAGTTTGGAATAAATTATATAAAAGAGATCTTATTTTAGCTAATAAGATAACTTTTCCAAGTGTGTATGAAGAAGATCAATTGTTTAATTTATTAGCTTTTAATGTAGCGTCAAATGCTCTTTTTATAGATTATTCAGGTTATTTTTACAGAGAAGTTTTTAATGGAGTTTCTAAGAATCTCTTTAAAGTTGATTATTTTGAAATAGCGCGTCAGAAACTTCATTTAAATTATAAAGAAAGATGTGATTTAATACTTTCAGAAGAAGAGATTGATAGACTAAAAGCAATTAGATTTGTTCAGAAAGTTTTTTATTTGATATTTAAGTATGCAACTATAGAAACGTCCTTTTCGGAGAAATTTGAAAAAATAAAAACCATAGCTTTTGATTCCGAAGTTATTAAGGTATCAAAGAAGTATTCTGAAGATATTTTAAATAAACAAGGAGTCTTTGAAGGATTAGTTTTGAAAATTATAAAAAACAAATCTGAGAAGGGTTTGTATTTATTAGTTTTAATGGCTAAAGTTATGTATCATTCAAGAATCTCAGAAGTGGCCCGAAATCTAAATAATCTGAAAATCAAAAAACTTAAAAGTATTGCTTAG
- a CDS encoding O-antigen ligase family protein, translated as MLRKLYTILFFLGFFFFPFNTYEGIPLLGEFKSEAGAIFLIAGFLVLCVDIVCSGKIHIPYRNLIFQLVMFFLVWCLITTLLNVNTVLSNYFKQTGGINRFIRQYFALLLSILVFLILYINVLAKMHLKEILFKIRKIFLWSLVVASVCGFLQILISTVGYHFFYKILELFNYFPFLEVNLFPQERISSICYEPPFLAIYLITISGWMFSYIITSNNPCRFLPTICILVLTYFSGSRTGLVVIFIQLMIFSVFLYKDQKFKKYIINFGLVFSLFFSVLLVLNGEKVLKSVSEKMDSLDFKKNLTKSVSNQSRFGMQYASLQVFLENPIIGVGFGQQTYHSRTHYPIWATRNNYEFTLFYKNKKERAFPPGYNIYTRLMAETGLVGIILFLMILYFSINEIRLLIKIAKGEEKVLLMILLISLIGLYVNWFQIDTFRMYGVWLSLAILIRMRKKSNLAENE; from the coding sequence TTGCTTAGAAAATTATATACAATATTATTCTTTTTAGGATTTTTCTTTTTTCCATTCAATACTTATGAAGGAATTCCTTTGCTTGGCGAATTTAAAAGTGAGGCTGGTGCTATTTTTTTAATTGCGGGATTTTTGGTTTTGTGTGTTGACATTGTCTGTTCCGGAAAAATTCATATACCTTATAGAAATCTTATTTTTCAATTAGTAATGTTTTTTCTAGTTTGGTGTTTGATTACCACTCTATTAAATGTAAATACTGTTTTATCTAATTATTTTAAACAAACAGGCGGTATAAATAGATTTATAAGACAATATTTTGCTTTATTATTATCAATTTTAGTGTTTTTGATTTTGTATATCAATGTTTTGGCTAAAATGCATTTGAAAGAAATTCTTTTTAAAATCAGGAAAATTTTTCTTTGGTCTTTAGTAGTAGCTTCTGTCTGTGGCTTTCTTCAAATTTTAATTTCCACAGTAGGATATCATTTTTTTTACAAAATTCTGGAGTTGTTCAATTATTTTCCATTTTTAGAAGTTAATCTTTTTCCTCAAGAAAGAATTTCATCAATATGCTATGAACCACCATTCCTCGCAATTTATTTAATTACAATTTCAGGATGGATGTTTAGTTACATTATTACTAGTAATAATCCTTGCAGATTTTTACCTACAATTTGTATTTTAGTTTTAACTTATTTTTCAGGATCTCGTACTGGACTTGTTGTAATTTTTATTCAGTTAATGATTTTTTCAGTTTTTCTGTATAAAGACCAAAAATTCAAGAAATATATTATAAATTTTGGATTAGTATTTTCTCTTTTTTTTAGTGTGTTATTAGTTTTAAACGGAGAAAAAGTACTAAAATCTGTATCTGAAAAAATGGATTCTTTAGACTTTAAAAAGAATCTCACAAAAAGTGTTTCTAATCAATCACGATTCGGAATGCAATATGCTTCTTTGCAGGTGTTTTTAGAAAATCCGATTATTGGTGTAGGATTTGGTCAGCAAACCTACCATAGCAGAACACATTATCCAATATGGGCAACTCGAAACAATTATGAATTTACATTGTTTTATAAGAATAAAAAAGAAAGAGCATTTCCACCTGGATATAATATCTATACTCGTTTGATGGCAGAGACAGGATTAGTTGGAATTATATTGTTCTTAATGATACTTTATTTTTCAATTAATGAAATACGACTATTAATAAAAATAGCTAAGGGAGAAGAAAAAGTTCTCTTAATGATTCTTCTTATTTCACTTATTGGTTTATATGTAAATTGGTTTCAAATAGATACTTTTAGAATGTATGGTGTTTGGTTAAGTTTGGCAATTTTAATTAGAATGAGAAAAAAATCAAATTTAGCAGAAAATGAATAA
- a CDS encoding glycosyltransferase, with product MNKIVLLIPYYNNSIGLIKSLNSIDASEELDIIIVDDGSKNKFDEVILRKNFKAKGTLYFEYFKKNQGIEFALNHGLKISLEKGYKYTARLDCGDVCLGKRFAIQAAFLDQNTEVKIVGSNVLAVDNNDNYLYSINLPLNDKEIKNKMYFNSMLIHPAILFTTSIINAIGFYSTNHKSAEDFAFFFAISKKFKMANIEQYLTQIEINDKGISIQKRRQQVKARIQIIKENFYFGYYPIYGLIRNYILLIMPYTIILAIKKRVKNERFS from the coding sequence ATGAATAAGATTGTACTTTTGATTCCCTACTATAATAATTCTATTGGGTTAATAAAATCACTGAATTCGATTGATGCTAGTGAAGAATTGGACATTATCATCGTAGATGACGGAAGTAAAAATAAATTTGATGAGGTAATACTTCGAAAGAATTTTAAAGCAAAAGGAACTCTTTATTTCGAATATTTCAAGAAAAATCAGGGAATTGAATTTGCATTAAATCATGGACTTAAAATTAGTCTTGAAAAAGGATATAAATACACCGCAAGACTAGATTGTGGAGATGTTTGTTTAGGAAAACGATTTGCTATTCAGGCCGCATTTTTAGATCAAAATACTGAAGTAAAAATTGTAGGCTCAAATGTATTGGCAGTTGATAACAATGATAATTATTTGTATTCAATTAATTTACCATTAAATGATAAAGAAATAAAAAATAAGATGTATTTCAACTCTATGTTAATTCATCCGGCAATATTATTTACTACATCGATTATAAATGCTATAGGATTTTATTCTACAAATCATAAATCTGCAGAGGATTTTGCTTTCTTTTTTGCTATTTCAAAAAAGTTTAAAATGGCTAACATTGAGCAATATTTGACCCAAATTGAAATTAATGACAAAGGTATTTCTATTCAAAAAAGAAGACAACAGGTAAAAGCGAGAATACAAATTATAAAAGAAAATTTTTATTTTGGATATTATCCAATTTATGGACTTATTAGAAATTATATATTATTGATTATGCCCTATACTATAATTTTAGCAATCAAAAAAAGAGTTAAAAATGAGAGATTTAGTTAA
- a CDS encoding O-antigen ligase family protein, which translates to MRDLVKEKGFEYLIYALLLSLFFSMAIPNIILAILSIWTIIDYRKYRNLVLNFTFSSSAILLMLLTFLIVKSIFFGTILHDFKILKGFFLFFWLAIILKKVKDFNSFKVTVLWGINAVIVCSVVLVSLFFLRHRILPFSNTAEVNELLLLERPYIGFIAVLGLLLAIERVFISIKFKYFWIINSVLLFLFIILISARISIITLFLVATIYLFFYAKISLIKKVASLISFIVFFGLIVATNKNISERFFIKSNLEESLKVASDYEPRIVIWNCAFSMTQKSDFNSFIGFDGYSTVSDNFLDCYSNTIENVSKKEYFLSEKFNSHNQFIDFYLIGGLIGLALFVAFFIKLFLEVRENFFQTAIVASFLLFFCVENIFYRQFGCYLVGIFILTLSHVKNKANE; encoded by the coding sequence ATGAGAGATTTAGTTAAAGAAAAAGGTTTTGAATATCTCATTTACGCCTTATTATTGTCATTGTTTTTTTCGATGGCAATTCCTAATATTATCTTGGCAATTTTATCAATTTGGACAATTATTGATTATAGAAAGTATAGAAATTTAGTATTAAATTTTACCTTCTCATCAAGTGCTATTTTATTGATGTTGTTAACATTTCTTATTGTAAAATCAATTTTTTTTGGTACAATATTACATGATTTTAAAATTCTTAAAGGTTTCTTTTTATTCTTTTGGTTGGCGATTATTTTGAAAAAAGTTAAAGATTTTAATTCTTTTAAAGTGACCGTTTTATGGGGAATAAATGCTGTAATTGTGTGTTCTGTCGTTTTAGTTAGTTTGTTCTTTTTGAGACATCGTATATTACCTTTTTCAAACACTGCAGAGGTAAATGAGTTATTACTTCTTGAGCGACCTTATATTGGCTTTATTGCTGTTTTAGGTCTTTTATTAGCCATTGAAAGAGTATTTATATCAATTAAGTTTAAGTACTTTTGGATAATTAATTCAGTATTATTATTTCTATTTATAATTTTAATTTCGGCCAGGATTTCAATCATCACATTGTTTTTAGTGGCGACGATCTATTTGTTTTTTTATGCTAAAATTAGTTTGATAAAAAAGGTTGCATCCCTTATTTCGTTTATTGTTTTCTTTGGATTAATTGTAGCAACAAATAAAAACATATCGGAGCGTTTTTTTATCAAGAGTAATCTTGAAGAATCACTTAAAGTAGCGTCTGATTATGAACCAAGAATTGTAATCTGGAATTGTGCATTTTCAATGACACAGAAAAGTGATTTTAATTCTTTCATTGGATTTGATGGATATAGTACAGTCTCAGATAATTTTTTAGATTGTTATAGTAATACTATTGAAAATGTATCTAAAAAAGAATATTTTCTCTCAGAAAAATTTAACTCTCACAATCAGTTTATAGATTTTTATTTAATTGGAGGTTTAATTGGCTTAGCACTATTTGTTGCTTTTTTTATTAAATTATTTCTGGAAGTCAGAGAGAATTTTTTTCAAACAGCTATTGTCGCATCTTTTTTATTGTTTTTTTGCGTTGAGAATATATTTTACAGACAATTTGGATGTTACCTTGTGGGGATATTTATTTTAACTTTATCTCACGTTAAGAACAAAGCAAATGAGTAA